One Halobaculum roseum DNA window includes the following coding sequences:
- a CDS encoding nucleotidyltransferase domain-containing protein translates to MSLGEREDELLDTLEAVIDADLPYVLVGGWAIAAFNQRFTTDVDVVIPAQAVDDYTDLLTDRGYEKTADVERNELYEGRTIRFTKDIGNPVQFDAMVDALGCRQTEAEWSYRYLAQHSVTEELRTGRPVTARIPERELLFAVKLHSGRKADSRDLVVLAAGADFDRIATHLHRGESEKLAGRIETVLNRLTSEDFADAFKGVFEQQTVPEQDIDAVVEFLRDQQRRIDSER, encoded by the coding sequence ATGAGCCTCGGTGAACGCGAAGACGAACTACTGGATACGCTGGAGGCAGTCATCGACGCTGACCTGCCGTACGTGCTCGTCGGTGGGTGGGCGATCGCGGCGTTCAATCAACGCTTCACCACGGACGTCGACGTCGTCATTCCGGCCCAAGCGGTCGACGACTACACGGACCTTCTCACCGACCGCGGCTACGAGAAAACGGCCGATGTCGAGCGAAACGAACTCTACGAGGGCCGGACTATCCGGTTTACGAAAGATATCGGGAATCCGGTTCAGTTCGACGCGATGGTGGACGCGCTGGGCTGTCGCCAGACGGAAGCTGAATGGTCGTATCGCTATCTGGCCCAGCACTCTGTCACCGAGGAACTGCGAACCGGGCGCCCGGTAACAGCCAGGATTCCGGAACGGGAGTTGCTGTTCGCGGTGAAACTCCACAGTGGCCGCAAGGCAGACTCTCGGGATCTGGTGGTGCTGGCTGCTGGCGCGGATTTCGACCGGATCGCGACCCATCTGCATCGCGGAGAGTCCGAGAAGCTCGCTGGTCGCATCGAGACTGTCCTCAACCGCCTCACGTCGGAGGATTTCGCAGATGCATTCAAAGGAGTCTTCGAACAGCAAACGGTTCCCGAACAGGATATCGATGCCGTCGTTGAGTTCCTTCGTGACCAGCAGCGCCGAATCGATTCTGAACGATAA